In a single window of the Papaver somniferum cultivar HN1 chromosome 8, ASM357369v1, whole genome shotgun sequence genome:
- the LOC113304885 gene encoding probable calcium-binding protein CML13: MGKDLSEDQVASMKEAFTLFDTDGDGKIAASELGILMRSLGGNPTQAQLKDIVHQENLTTPFDFPRFLDLMSKHMKPEPFDRQLRDAFKVLDKDSTGFVAVSDLRHVLTSIGEKLEAAEFDEWIREVDVGSDGRIRYDDFILRMVAK, encoded by the coding sequence ATGGGGAAAGATCTGAGTGAAGATCAAGTAGCATCAATGAAAGAAGCATTTACCTTATTCGATACAGATGGTGATGGTAAAATAGCAGCATCAGAATTAGGGATCTTAATGAGATCTCTAGGTGGTAATCCAACACAAGCACAATTAAAAGATATTGTACATCAAGAAAATCTAACAACACCTTTTGATTTCCCTAGGTTTCTTGATCTTATGTCTAAACATATGAAACCTGAACCATTTGATCGTCAGCTTCGTGATGCTTTTAAAGTACTTGATAAAGATTCTACTGGTTTTGTTGCTGTTTCTGATCTGCGTCATGTGCTAACTAGTATTGGTGAGAAACTTGAGGCTGCTGAGTTTGATGAATGGATCCGTGAAGTTGATGTTGGATCTGATGGTCGTATTCGTTATGATGATTTCATTCTCAGAATGGTTGCCAAGTAA